The genomic interval ATGTTGAGCAACTGACCCCAAACTAGGGGGGCGAGGTCGATGGGACAGACCCAATCCCCATTGTCGGGGGACATCCACTCTTGTACCGATGCAATTTCTTGCCGCAGTTTGTTTGCTGCTTCATCCAGAGCTTTAAATACTTTGATGCCTTTAAGTCCTACTTCAGACGACTTAACTTTGATTAAGTCCGAATTTTCTTCGTTGTCATCTGCCAACAGCACATCAGTCCACTTTGGAGCATTGCTTTTAGTGATTTTTTTAAGTTGAATCCTGAACCGTATTCGTGTTTTGTTAAGGTTTGAAAAGTTGTAACTTTCAACAATAGCGTCTTTTAGAAATTCGGTGGGATTTATTGTTTGTACCATAGTTACAGTCCCTTAATTTGGGCGAAAGACGATCGCTAGTTTTTTAGGCTGGGCGGTCGTCTTTAGTTTTTGGGCGTTCCGGTTAACGAAAGCGCTATGAAAATGGCGTAGCCACTATTCGGGATCTATGGATTTGCTCTTTTATGGTCATAATAAAGATCTGTTGTTTATCTCTTATTGCCGCAATGAGGTAGTCATATTGGCAGTGTTATTTGTACATTAGGCAAATGGCGTTTGATCCAGGCAAGTTGCGATCCTATGCCCAACCCTTGCATGGGGACTAGTAACTGTTAGATAATTTCTGCTCAAACCTGCTCATTGGTCATCGTTTTTGAGTATGGGTTGGCTATTGCCACCCGGTTCAGGTAAAGTTTTAATCCAGTCCCAAACAACCTCTAACAATTGGTAGTTCATAATTCGTAATTCATTAATTTGGGGCTTGCATTCCAAATTAATGAATTACGAATTCTTGGTGACATATCTCCCCTCATTTTTCAAGGAATGGCCTCTACTTCTTGTCAAATCAATGTCAGTGAATTTCAGAATCTTTAAAGAATTTTCAGCGATTTTAGATATTTTTATGTTAGACTATTGGGGATACTAAAGGTTCAACGAATCGGTCAAATGTGGTGAAGCAAATGCCTCAAATTTATCAAACTTATGTGACTCAGATTGATAATAATTTAACGAGTGAAACACAGACGCTTGAGATGCTAGAGCAATTCTCTCCTGTAGCAGCAGAGATGTCTGCTATGGCATTGAATGGTCTTCAAAGTGATATGAAAAAGGAGAAATTAAACTCCAATATTCAAAACACTTTTGGGGTCAACAAGCGACATGCCAATAGTGTGATTAATTTTGTGGCAGGTGAGTTAGAGTCAGCTCGTCAATGCTATAAAAGACATATTGATATACTAGATGCCAAAATCAAATTAGTTAAATCAGAGATTGAGCGATTGAACAAACGACTCAAGAATCACCGAGAGTATGCCCAAGCCTTAGAGAAGTGGAATTTAGCTATTAAGTATCCCCAAAACACTCAAGCCAGAAAGTCGAAGAAAGTACCATTACTAAAGAAAACGCCGGAGTTTGATAACGCTTGTCCCGTGAATGGCAAGCCGCACGGCAAGACTTACTTACAATTAGCTAAGCAATTGTTACATCAAAAAAAGCGTCAATTGCGGATGTATCTAGACCGCAGAGCTAAGGTCATCAAACGCGGCATCAAAGTGAATTTGGGTTCCTTGGGCAAGGTTCCATTTGTCGGAAGTACCAACGAAACTAACAGCAATCAAATATGTCAGCTAACACCTGATATTATCCCAAGTCTAAAAATTCGGGTTCCTTATTTTTTAGAGTCTACATTTGGGGAATATTGTACCCTAAGACTTCATAAAATCAATGAGCGGGGGTATAGCAATATAGTTACCGCTTGGGCCTTAAACAAGGCTCTCACCTATGTGTTTAGCAAA from Scytonema hofmannii PCC 7110 carries:
- a CDS encoding IS200/IS605 family accessory protein TnpB-related protein, which encodes MPQIYQTYVTQIDNNLTSETQTLEMLEQFSPVAAEMSAMALNGLQSDMKKEKLNSNIQNTFGVNKRHANSVINFVAGELESARQCYKRHIDILDAKIKLVKSEIERLNKRLKNHREYAQALEKWNLAIKYPQNTQARKSKKVPLLKKTPEFDNACPVNGKPHGKTYLQLAKQLLHQKKRQLRMYLDRRAKVIKRGIKVNLGSLGKVPFVGSTNETNSNQICQLTPDIIPSLKIRVPYFLESTFGEYCTLRLHKINERGYSNIVTAWALNKALTYVFSKNKKGKWVVAITCLVNFSITSHDKSWGCIGLDINPGSIGWCATNRHGNPIAWGKVNLDLHSCSTEQTEARLAYAVTEITARALATKKPIVIEKLDFCEKKKQFKRGRKYNRMLSGFAYAKFFELLRARCLKLGIKIIEVSPKYSSQIGVVKYMRRYGMGSDSAAGLVLARRGMGIYYEKLPARYACQTSVRPEARQHVFAHWQRFNKYYLKVASRNTWFGTPTLTGSAGEGLANTGNLGFPKLRHKHESSSLHPSVKA